A region of the Chaetodon trifascialis isolate fChaTrf1 chromosome 7, fChaTrf1.hap1, whole genome shotgun sequence genome:
AAGTTTCAGACGTTTACCAACAAAGCATCCATGGAGGAAGTCTTGCGCCCCTCACAATAACACCTGGCCATCCCCACACAGGAAACCTGAGGTCACTTCCCCCCTTTCAGGGAATTCAGACACACTCCCGCTGCCAGCCACGCGCCCCCACAGCCTATTCACGAGGCCGTGGGGGCGCCCTGACTACCAGGGGAAAGACATGGAGATACTCATATAACTAACTAAAAAGAAGATTTGATTTATGACAAAAGCTGACTTCCCAATTTTTCAGTGTTACAGTTCACAGAAGTGAGAGAAGTGTGCCAGACAGGTTCTGTTAACACCAGAGCAGAAAGAGTTCCAATTTCCCTTTTTTGGTCTCACATGTAACAcagatgtgatgtttttttaatcagcctGAACAGCTAAAAGCTGGATTGGGTTGCATTGTTTAATTCTGGCTGGAACCACATGAATAAGAGGCTGAAAAAAAAGGTATGCACCCTAATAGCTGCGCTGGAATGTCCAGATTGTCAAACTTTAAGCAAAAAAGAGGACACCAAGAcacaacagagaaacaaagtaaGTGAACAAGAAGTTGGTGATTACAGAGAGACCCTGTGTCTTTTCGAATTGGACAAAGAAATTgacaaaatgtgtctgaaacacGCACAGGACGCATCAGAAGTGAAAATCCTCAGATATGAGCAGCCGTCTGGAGCTCGGCATGAAAACTTCCTGACCGAACGCAACCTTTCACCGAATGTGACAACGTAATGAAAGCAAACTCTGCCCAGTGTCCCCTGAAACgccacagagggacagacagctgcaggatGTCAAAAGGGCACAGCTTCAACACAAATCTAAATTCTGCTCCCCAACCACCTGCAACCACTTGACCGCCGATTCTCCGTCATTATCGTTGGCCCCGTTTCAAACGATGCCAACCCATAAAACCAGCCACAACCAGTCCGAGTCGTTTACTCGCAGTCCCACTGCAGTTTAGAGCTGGCCGGGGTCCAACCACCATGCGGAGCTAACCTTTGGAAAACACTGAGACCTCCGAAGAATGTGACCATGGTCAATGAAACAGAgcgagagggaggaagaggaagagagcaaaCAAATACATTATACAGCCCGTGGGCTCTGTCAAGGCAAACTTCCCAGATGGTAAATGGGACAGAATGACTGGTTTCTGGCTGCTAGGAGCCTATTTCTGCTTGTTACTGTGACAAACAGCTTGTGTAAAAACAACCTGTCAGTGGTGAGAGCACAGTGTGATGCCTCTGAGAGCAAATTCCTCCAAGGTGTCATGTCTgcagcaacagacagaaaagtgtGGGAGCAAAGTCTGCCGATGAGATTCAAGAATTTCTAGCCTTCAGCTTCAAATGTGCATCATTCAAGGCATAATTTTACCAAAGGCTACGACACACAGTTTAAGAAATGTTCTGTCAAGTCTGTCGTAACTCAAATCTGCCTGAATCTGTAAATGTTGAAGATCAATTAAAGCCTCACTAATCAATGTCTTTCTATGAACAATGCagcgagtgtgtatgtgtgatgttAAACAAGCTGCTCATTGTGACAAAGTCACGGAGAATTACCTCCCTACGCATCTCTCTCAGCATCCTTCAGCTCACTGCTTTGCCTTTTCTGGCCTgcagctttgctttttttctgttcagcaTTCCCATCAACCTcctttccagcagcagctgtttacaacaaaaaaatgctcCACTGCACACCACCTGCTGAGAACCGAACACCGGACAGGCAAAATTAacaactagctggtgagcacagtcgagcatttagcagctaaagagccaaataTTTCCCTCGGGAGTTggcagagaccaaaaacagagtcaatgttaatgttgctttgtaactgctggatgtttaaATCAGTTGCTAACAagcttgccatataaacttaAAAGGTTCTGACAAGTGCCTGTTATAAGTTATTGTAGGTCTAAAGACAtaagttttcatttcaaacctCATATCTGAATCAAACCTGACTGCATCTCTGTAGGTTACACATCTATTGAGGTGATTCAAAATGACTAAAACCATTCCTGCCTGACTAAAATTAGTTTTAATTATTCTATTAGTAGCTCTGATTGTTGGATTAAGAGTTTAATGTTGCTATATTATCAGCACAACAGGCATCAACTGCTTAAAAATGAACTGTGAATCTTACAAAGATCTTAAAAAGTTGAAGAAATGCTGAAATAGTTATATTTGAGCGTGAAGACGGGTGTCACAACATCAAACGGTTCTTCCAACTGAAACTGAGGCAAAACATGAACTTTAGAGGAGGCTAAAGAGCGACATCATCCCCATTCTTTCATCCTCCACAGAAGCTCTAAAAACATGTGAGATCCTGATAAAATGTCCCTTTTGGCAAGCTCCAACACTTTACTTTCCCACAGTGCCCGCTGCTCCCACATGACGCAACAGGTGAAGCAGGAAACGGTCATCGTGAGGATGACACCACTACTATGAGCGCTGATGCCATGATGCACGCCCAAAACAAACTAGAAGCTGCAGCGGCACGGACACACCCTTCCCAGACGCACGCTGCCTGATCCCACTTCCTGCTGCCAAAGAAAAGACAATTTTAGCCTGAGGGACTTTGCTCTCTGAGGCCTTCACGCACCGCTCAGCTGGGAGCTTCTGTGACACAACAGTTGTTCCTCAGTCCTTCCTACACAGAGTTCAATGGGTCACAGCCTGTCCCTCCACTCATGACACATTGTTTGTTTTAGGGGGGGTTGccttacttgtgtgtgtgtgtgagtgcaggtgTGAGACCATGATTAGAGAAAGGCATaaacaaagaaagcagagacacacagaaaatgtccaGACCCCCTGACTTGTCACAGGAAGTGGTTCCTCTTTCGTCAGGGTTTTACTTTGCAGGCTTCTCCCCAGGTGGCGTGTTTGACTAAGGCGTGAAGTATTAAGGCTTGTCCTAACATCGAGCCCTCGCCTGCTTTAATCCTCACAGATTTTTACTAAACAACCAAAACTTTTAAAATCAAAAGTGTGGAGTAAATATGATCTCTAGGTGTTAAATTAAACATGCATTAATCAATAAGTTACAGTGCAACTAACACTAccagaaatcatttaaaaatactAATAATTGTCATAgttgtcatttgttttgaaaCTTTTAATTTGGGCAAACTTTGGCCAAAGGAAGCAACTTTTCCGACAGAACTTTTATTTCCATTAATTATGGATTCAAATCGTTAATGTTGTTGCTGGCAGTCACAGACTGAAGCTGattctctttctgtcattcatttccatttggAAACCTCAGCCACAACCACTATAAGGCTTTAAATGACACTTGGGATACACTCGTTCATTTTCCCatcaaataaaacacttttctgaGTAAGTTCCTTGCTGAAGAGCAGAAAAGTGACGatgtacaaaaaaaagtctAGATaggtatataaaaaaaaaagtcctacCAGGAGTAATGTCTGAAGTCTGGAGGCAccttctgcagccacagcggtgagccgcctccctctctctgccagcAGACACTCGCTCGGATCAGGACTGGGATCAGGACTGGGATCAGTTTGCAGGTCGGCTCAGGAGCGTCGCCCTCCAGCGCGAAAACTTTCTGTGTTCCTTGTGACAGCAGTCAAATCTCTGCGGCGGAGACTGCAGATGCGGCTTGCCGGCTACATTTGTCCTACTACTGAGGAAGTTGCCTCTGAGTCACAAGATCCCGCCCCCCCCAAAAAGCCCggtcctccctccctctttccagaGACTTCAAACGAGCGCAGAGAGGAGCCCAGGCGGTGGAGGGTGTGATGGAAGCGGCTCCCAGCAGGGCCCTCCGTCTGCGCTCCGGTGCCGTTTATTTTCAGCCTGTTCTGATAGAATTAAGGTTTATTGGTGAGAACAAGGCCTGCTTTCCTTATTGAATCTGGGATTGTTCATCACGAGGCACTTTTGAGCTTCTTTTGAACTATTTTTGTCGACCAATCGATAAATGAACCATCTACAAGATGGgcaatgaaaaaataaaagtctgacatttttagTGATGTAAACCGAGTTTGTATCTGCAAATAAAGtagatttcagaataaaatgcattatttttatGCAATTCTTTTACAGCCGCTGCTCAGTCTGACATTATTCATATGACGGTCTTTCTAAGTGGTTTAATGAACATTAATACAGTGGAAAAggtgtaattattattattataattactTTACCATGATTACATCCTGGAGTGCCACCTGTGGATCACTGATGCTGGATGTTTGATCGGATCAATCCACAACGACGTTATTAATTACAATGAGTTTTGGTCACACTTTGCTTGGAAAGTCTGAATTCTTTTCCTCTGATTCCCTTTCGAAACAGTTTTGTATGCGTCAAATCAGCAAAAGTAAAGGCTCAGAGCTGCATAATACAGAGGTGTGTTCTATTTGTTGTCACTTGAATTTTTTTGCCATAACAATACATCCTGGGTTCTAATGGAGAGGTTTAATGTCCTTCAGTCTAAACACTGCTTCTTTGAATCTAAAACTTTGCGCATTAAATTCGTGAAACTGACCGTCAGCGTTCACACCTCAGCATCACTTTTATCTCTCTGTGCACGTTGTTCTTAAGTGACCTTTGTTGACAGTCCTTCGTGCGCTGACATGACCAAACACGGTAAAGACAGACCCAGCTGTTAAAATTTCACTTCCCTATATTTTACAGTGTGGCTCCTTTCTCCACTCctgatgtttcctttttttgtcatgACTCAACAAGTGGGAGTGACGCCGATCCTGAATGCAGCTGGCCGCCGTTCTGTCATACATGGAATGATTCTTACATCTGATCATTTGAGTCACTACCGTTAATCAGTCTGTGCCCACCCtgttaaaacactgctgttGGCAGAGGCTCCACCCTGTATGGTAGATAGCATTGTTCTACGGCTTCTCCTGACATTAAGGATTCGGAGAAGCTGCCGGGATCCGGCCCTCCAGTCACCATGCACTTTCTGTGGTTGGTCCTTTCAGCCTTATCTGGTGTGCAGCACAACACAAGAGTGAGACTGATATGAGATTTTGTAGGCTGATACCAAAACTGCAGAGGAAATATTTTGTGTTCTTCTTTACAAGGAAGAACAAAATGATTATGTTCATGGCGTGTAAAGAAAATATCTACGAGACCAATCTGAGTATTGTCTTACTACACTTAAGGTGGGTTTATGCTCAAAGAGACCTAGCTCCTGCGATACGTCGTCCAACCAGGCAAAAGTGATTACAGGTATGCAGAAGGCCATAATGAAGGCCAGGTGAAAAGTGTGCCGCCGCACAGATGCTTTTCGTGGATTTCATTCAttatgaaagaaaagaatgaaaaagagagcGAGCTCCTTCGCACACCTGGCCAATGGCGGCATGCCCGCCATGATTGAGTAACGCCCACCGTCTTACTAAAGACACTTTGTTGTAAGACATTCTACACTGCTGAATTTTACCTTTAGCTCAAATTGAGAGCATTAAAACACTGTcatgggcggcacggtggcgcaagcaggtagtgcgcgtgctcacagcaagaaggttgccggttcgatccccgggtggggcctttctgtgtgcagtttgcatgttcttcccgtgcatgtactccggcttcctcccacagaaggttgactggtgactctaaattgcccctaggtgtcagtgtgaatggttgtgcgTCTTTGCATgctgcaatcggctggcgaccggttcagggtgtacccttCCTCTTGCCCAtcgaagctgggataggctccaggcctcccgcaaccccgaaagggatagtcggatggatggaaaatggatggatggattgaaaACACTATCATGCGAGACTGATTTGGCATCattgtttttgtgatgtttcGGAAATGCAAGGCAGCTGCAAACTGTGATGCATGAAAGTCATTAAACACTGACCTTTTAAATAACTGCCAGAGCATGTGACCCTTATCTTTCATGGTCTTGTGACAACTGAAAGAGTACTGGTCTCCCCCCTGTTTTCCCCACAACCCCCTAATTATAAATTCTAAATTTGCACTCTGAGGCGTGGTCCCGTCAGACTGCGCACAACAAATTAGAGGATAGACGGCTGTCAATTCATCCTGATGACTCCCTCGCTGCTTCTTTCATCGTTAAGAAAGGTTGCTCTTTCTACCCACCACATAAAACatctttgtttcagttttggAAGAAACAAGTTAAAAGGTTAATGGGGGATAACGCAGTAATGAGTTCATTGCACTGACATTTACatgctgaagaaaacaaaaaaaaatgtaaagatgAAAATTGTTTAAGATTTTTTGCATGGGGAAGCTAATCAAACATAATTTTAGGATTATATTTTCTACCTTAAATGAAGAATACAATACAACTTTTGATGCAGCGTGTGAACGGTGATGGGGAAGCTAATCAATAATAGCTAATAGCTTTAGGACTATATTTTCTACCTTAAATGAAGAGTACAACCTTTGACACAGCGTGTGAACGCCGATGATGACGTCTGCAGTGACGGTCATGCTCTGACAAATGAAATTAACATGAGTGCAAACCATAAACTCTTTTCttggatgtgtgtttttggaacaCCTGAGTGAAATTAACTCTAATGAGCATCATGGCTCTGAGCTGCACACTAATGCAGCAATTAACCTGTTAAAAGTCTCACTTAAGTAATAGGTAACTGTGGCTTGTAACAGTATGTGTCTGTTCTCACCACGTCTGTGATGGCGGGCAGAAATTCTGGTTATTTTatcaaatcaagtcaaatcaaacTTTGTTTATATGGAACTTTTCacacttaaaagcaacacaaagtgcctcgcagaggctaaaaacagcaaaaaagaaaagaaaacaagtgttTTAACGAGTGATGTGATGCACAGACTCACCTGCGGAATCACATGCCGGCTTTTAAAGATAagctcaaaacaaaacatcaaaaaaacGCCAACTGAAAGATCCCTTTGATAATACTGGCATTAATAGTTTATTTTACAGAGCACTTGAAGAATACTTTGCCTCATCTGAAACTCATCCACATCTCGACACTTCACCGCTGTGATTGTCTAGAGTATAAAACAGGCCAGGCAGGGAAAATAAGCACCGTATTGGAACTTAATTGAAGACAATTGTTGTTTTACAAGAGTTTGTGGTTAAGGGGCTACGGTGAGAATCCCACCCAGGAGTGCACCCATTGTATGGCTGGGGTATGGTGGAGTAGATGGGAATATTTGGAGGTCCAGGCTAAGaatggaggaagtattcagatcccccgcttaagtaaaagtagccataccacaatgtgaaaatactctaTGACAAGCAAAAGTTCTCCATTCAATAttttaaaagtacaaaaaaaagtacaaaagtaaaagtagttaACATGAACAGTAAGGCACTCATCCTGCAGAAAATAGCCTCATTATTAGATTGTTCATACTGATGCTAATCACTACACATTTAGCATTTTACCGTTGTAGTGAGTTGAGGCGTAGCTCGATTTGAGGTCTTCAAGGTGGTCcctaaaaacatggaaaacaggaaaggcctctatgtttgttttgttcatcctgggctactgtagaaacatggtggtgcaccATGTTGGACTTCATGGAAGTAGGCCCACTCCCTCTGTAGCTCATtcagcagtgacaaaaacacaatgattcttattttcaggtgactGTACACTAATGAAAGCGTAATTATGGATATTATAGTCCATTTCAtccatattctgccaatagatcctcTTAAATCAAACACACCGGTCCttaaaggttttatttttcacttttctctcatCATAATTTTACCTCTTAATTCAAACGGGTGTTTAAATTAAGCCATCAAGCTGAGAGCGGAAAGAGTTCTTGGTGGACCTCTTAacgacatgcacacacatctgaaatgtgacaagGAGTCACTGCTGGGGGGCAATCTCTGGTGTAATCTTTGAAAATGTATTGTATTTTATGAGATTATcgtatgttttgtgtgtaaaaactTCATATGAAAAGTAATGATAGCTGTAGCTGTAGAGTAAACAAAAGGTTGTAATCACTGTAGGTGAGTACAAGTGtagagtagcagaaaatggaggTGAGTAAAGTATTAGCACCTCAAAAGTCCAGTACTTAAATAACTGCACTTAGTTAAATGCCACCACTGCCAGTAATGAGTTATTTAACAGGCTGACCTCTGATTCTGTCCGATATTGTTTTTCTGCCTGAATTTTAGGAGATGCAACTAAATAATCACACAGGAGGAACTTCTGGCTCATGCATTTTTCAACTGGGTTGGCCTGGCGGCTTGCTGCAGTTGAGGACCAACCATGGTCAGGGGAGACATACCAAAGCCCTGAGCTCAGCCCAAGTGCAGCAGTCTTACAATATGTCAGCAGTGTTATTTTTACAGGGTCATATTAGAAAACCAAATGGATCTGCATCTGCCCCACAAGGGCATTCCTCCATCGCTGACCCTGAGCAAACCCACAGCCTCTTGTCCTCCTGCTCTTGCGTCAGCTTGTTACAAGCCCCCGATTTCCAAAGTAGCATTTACCCCCGCCGTGGCTCACCAGGCATTTCACTTGTAATGATAAATACTCCCATGAATTAAACAGCGAGGAGCCAACTAAGTCAGAACACAGACATTTAACCCGTAAATCCTGGTTGCCTTCTGCGTCTGCCTAGTTAAACACGTTAGCGGGTGAGTGGATCAGTCGGGCCTTGGGAGGAAACCTTCACAGGAATCGGGTCATTAGCCATCACACTGATAAACAAGCCTGTGACATAATGTGGAAACACTGATCCCATTCATAGGTCTAATCACCCGCAAAACATTCTGCATGCCGTGCAAATCTcacacatataaaacaaattccttgtggTTGGTGGGGGGATAGCGAGCTGCCATGGGGGGAAAAATGGCTGTTTAGTGGAATATCACTCTCTGTCCTGCAGGCCTCTTCTCACATCCACAACGAGTTGGGAGTCTGGGTGAGATTAGGGGACTGGTGCCTTTGCGGCTTTGTCTTTGTCTACCCTCTACCCAGAATATCATGCCAGGAAGTGGATAGCTTTCCCCCAGAGTAGAATGATGACCCCCTCATCTTCCAAGTGCCTGCAGCACTTTTTTCCTCccaaaatagagagaaaaagacacattCATATCTGCTGCTTGCATGAAAGCTAAACTCATAGTCTGTTAGTTCTACCTGTAGGATCCCAGCAACAAAATGTTTGAGTTTCAGTGACACGGttggtttgtttcctgtttgaatgtgtgtggatgttttaaGAAAGATGTTACCGCGTCTCTCTGTAATCTCTTTAAGCTCTATTGGTGTGGACATAAATCAAAACAGGGGTCTGGAACTCCAACGGAAACATGCAATAAATGTCCATGTTGGAAAAACATAAACTTGTTACCAATTAGTGTTAACTGTGTGCTCTGGCAGATGCAAGCCCTCATTATAATGACCAAAATAATTtggtgtatgaacagtgaagCCAAAATGTATTAAGTCAGCAGTGCTGTGATAACCCTCACTTGTGTCAAGTGGTCACTGTGCCAAGCCAGGCGTGTATACAACTTGGAAGTAGCAGATACTGACTGTATTGGTCTTCCACTTGGATAAATATAATTAGAACAGTTTCCATTTAGATCATTAACTTGGGTAAAAGTAGCATAAAACACTACAAAAATACTCAAAGTAAAGGTACAGGAGATGGTTTTGCATTGAAACCAAGTAGAGaagtacacacaaaaacatctaaaagtatcattttcacagcagaacaGCCCTGTGAATATAATACAGTATGGATAAATATGATTGATGCTTAAACAAGTGAGATGTATGTAAATGTTGTAGCTGGAacaaatttgaactactttGTGTTCCTATTTTAAAAACTGACCATATGTTTTGTCTGTCAGCTCTTAATCTGCACATTAACCAATCATTCCGTCAATATAGTGGAAAAGCAGCTTTTCCACTGTAAAAAGTGTAATGTGAGGATAAAGAGGTATGAAATGGAaacagtaaagtacaagtaaCTGTAGTGTCAAGAACTGCTTTTACTTCTGCTGTGATTCCTCAAAGGCtcacacagcaggaaatgtcacatttttaaaatgtgtgcaaCAGCACCACCTGCTGTGTGTCACGCGTTTCTACAACTCGTAAAATGCATATCAAATGCACTTTATTATATCAAGAAAATCTGTCATGCTGTGTCTTGTAAAATAACTAAGTGTAAGTAAATGATTTCTATTGCTGGTAAATTGTCCACAACGGCAATTATTTTATAACTCCGATGGCGTTTGCAGCGTGAGTCGCGAATCTGCGGACCGGAAATGAAAACACGCTGTGAACGAGGCAGGAAGCCCACATGTTCAGCTAGACCTGAAGCAAGGGAGAGTTCAGTCTGTACAGCTCAGAAAAGCCCCACATCTACCTGGTTTGACTAAACTATTTGACTTTACAACGCTTGAGGATATTTCTCATAATGTCTTCATTCAGGAAAGCGTTGAAATCCCGACAGAGAAACCACCAGGAAAGATCTCAGGTgagcatttcagtgttttgctagCTAGCTTGTTAGCCTGCTAGCCTGCTATGAGTTGTTTTGAGATGTCTCCATGTATTCACCAAGCTAACTAATGGGATGTTATATTACTGTGGCACACGGAGTACTCAGAGATGCTTAATATTAAGTATGTATATCTTAACTGTATCACTTTGTTCCAGCCTGGTTTTAGGAAACATCTGGGATTgttggagaagaagaaagactaCAAACTTCGTGCAGAGTGAGTTGAAGACGTGTTTTGTGTCCAAAATCATGACAATTTTGCTTTCAAACATGGTTGAAGAATGAGCTGACATTGCCTTTTTACAGTGACTAccacaagaaacaaaacaccCTCGCTGCTCTGCGAAAGAAAGCTCTGGATAAGAACCCAGATGAGTTTTACTATAAAATGATCAGCTCGAAGCTGCAGGTGAGATTAGCAAGAACAGCATCTTGACCCCAAAAACTTTCTAAACAGCTTCTCATCTCTGTGGCCATAGTATGTGACATGTTGGCTTATTTTGCTGACAGGATGGAGTTCACGTAGCGAAAaaaggtgaggaggaggtggtgacGGAGGAGCAGAAGAAACTGATGAGGACGCAGGATATCAAATATGTGGAGATGAAAAGAGTTGCAGAGGCTAAGGTGCGTTTATGTTTTCAAATGTCAATGAGTTTGCCAGTTGATCAAATAATAAGCTGCgataatttcatttaaaaagcttCAGTTTGATTTGTTAAATTAATCTCTGCCACGTGGTCTATTTGGCTGTGGTTGCATGACAGTCACATTGTACACAGTCTGAAAATACACTTCTCGTAACATCCACAACTGTGGCACGGggggacaagtggtaacactgtcgcctcacagctagaagttcccggttcgaatcccgctgttggcgctgggggcgtgtcctccaccatgccctcagtgcctgctgcacgaggaaaggggcctttctgtgtgcagtttgcatgttctccccgtgctcacctggtCACATTATATTAGCAATATAATAAGGCAACAAGAGTGCAGAACAGTTCTAGTCTGAAATAACTTCAGACTTTGATTGTGGACGTCAGTTTTCTCTAAATAAGGCCTCTGTTGTTGTCCCCTGTAACCTTTGCATGTTTGTCATTTCATATCAGAAAATTGAGAGGCTGAAAGGAGAGCTCCATCTTCTggatgcagacagaaaacaaaaaaacacgcacacattttttgTGGATTCCAAGAAAGAAGGTAAATATAAATGTGCAGTAATTACGTTTGTTGTGAACATCCTCGTCTTTGTGGGCTTTAGTAGTTATTGAGTTCATTGGACGGTTTCAGTGGAAGCTTTACCGTCTCTCCTCAGTTCAGTCATTTGACCTGGCAGAACAACTGAGGACAGCTCCTGAGCTGGTGGACCGAGTGTTCAACAGGCCAACTCTGGAAACTCTGGAGACTAAGACCATCCAGGGAGCTGTGGAGCCTCACAGTAtaaaggtttgtgtttgtgttgcatgaAAATCAGCCTCATTTGTTGCATGAGCACCCGGAGCTTCGGTAGTCTGTACACTCATctgaactggaaaaaaaagtgcgTTATTCATATTTCAACTCACCGATGGTTCATGTTTTCTACTCACTCTCCTTGTAGAAGATGGGCAGGCAGAGGAAGCACCAGTATAAGATCCTTTCCCAGAGGattgacagagaaaagaagatgtTTGTAATCTCCCAGAAGATTCAGACCCGCATGGACCtacaggtgaggaggaggagatgcctTCGATTACAACGAGCATTTTGGCTTCAGTTtcaaatgactgttttcatcGCTGTTCATCAAATTAACGTTaagctctttttttaatctgtgtggCAGGATAAGAACAAGAAAGTGAAGGTAAAAAGGGAGACGACCAGTGCTCCAGCTATCTACAAGTTTGAGGCCAAGAGGAAGCGCTGAGAAAGGGAGAAATCACCAACTTCACCAGTGAGATGCCGGCGGAATAATGGACCTCTGGATGACACCACAGACAGAGAATCATTTCCTTTCCCTCAAATGTTGTTGCAGCCATGCAGTTTTGTACATATTTATATACAACTTTTAGTTTCTTTCAAATAAAGATCAGAAGAGCAAACAGATTTATGTGGCTTCTTGATTTGCGTGTAACTCGTGGTTGACCTTCTTGTTACAGATTGATTTGAAGTTTCTTAATAGACTTATTGTCAATGGAGGGACAGAAGATCGTGAAAGAGGCCTCGGACTGAATTTAGGGAGGTTGTGTGTGCTCAGGACGGCTGAGCCAACAGTTGTGGCAGTAGTTTGTATTTTGGTCTTCCTCCAGTAGGTGGCATTAGTGTTCCTTATTACAGTATTTGGGGAGAAAATCTGTTGGTGGCTGCAGACATGGGGACAGGCATAGAGAGCAGACACAACTGGAAGTCAGACATCAGTAAAACCCAACATTTAGTCTCAAGAGGTAAATTGTGgttctgtctttgtgtgccACAAATGGCTCTCCAGTAGGTTTAAACTGAGGAGCTGAACCcctcatttgcatttcaaacCTGTTGTCAGTGGAGAGGGAATtattcacatcct
Encoded here:
- the utp11 gene encoding probable U3 small nucleolar RNA-associated protein 11; the protein is MSSFRKALKSRQRNHQERSQPGFRKHLGLLEKKKDYKLRADDYHKKQNTLAALRKKALDKNPDEFYYKMISSKLQDGVHVAKKGEEEVVTEEQKKLMRTQDIKYVEMKRVAEAKKIERLKGELHLLDADRKQKNTHTFFVDSKKEVQSFDLAEQLRTAPELVDRVFNRPTLETLETKTIQGAVEPHSIKKMGRQRKHQYKILSQRIDREKKMFVISQKIQTRMDLQDKNKKVKVKRETTSAPAIYKFEAKRKR